The following proteins are encoded in a genomic region of Mycolicibacterium rutilum:
- a CDS encoding CocE/NonD family hydrolase, translating into MTASSVAAPAAVPSKAGQFAGRTLARLLRLPPHTCGFTVNRVLVPMRDGIELRADHYAPATSEPAGTLLVRCPYGRKFPFAALYAGIYAARGYHVVFQSVRGTFGSGGEFDPMVNEIADGADTVAWLREQDWFTGTFATIGLSYLGFTQWTLLTDPPPEMKAAVITVGPHDLSGPRWGTGTFGLGDFLGWSHLVANQEDPNRLRAVLRQLRSRRLLARAVDKLPAGEAGRALLGDGAPWWESWLEHPEADDPFWTSLNNRRALDTTEIPVLLIGGWQDLFLEQTIDQYQRLHERGVDVGLTVGPWTHTHLMTKAAPTAIRESLDWLGAHLGGASSSRRQPVRIFVNGRGWAELPEWPPAMPEVVRYLQPGGRLGDAVPPETAAPASFTYNPAHPTPTIGGRLLSPEAGYRKDTKLAQRPDVLSFTGDRLPTDLYVVGSPVVELSHSCDNPHNDLFVRISEVDAKGRSRNVSDGYIGAAPDSGTVRIELDAVAHRFRAGSRIRVLVAGGSHPRFARNLGTGEPLGTGRRLVSATHSVHLGDGASRVVLPAGPQPPSSK; encoded by the coding sequence GTGACAGCATCCTCCGTGGCCGCTCCGGCGGCAGTTCCCTCGAAGGCCGGGCAGTTCGCCGGACGCACCCTGGCGCGCCTGCTGCGGCTGCCACCGCACACCTGCGGATTCACCGTGAACCGGGTCCTGGTCCCGATGCGCGACGGTATCGAGTTGCGGGCCGACCACTACGCGCCGGCGACGTCTGAACCGGCAGGCACGCTGCTGGTCCGCTGTCCGTACGGCCGCAAGTTCCCGTTCGCCGCGCTGTACGCCGGCATCTACGCCGCCCGCGGCTACCACGTCGTATTCCAAAGCGTGCGGGGGACATTCGGCTCCGGCGGCGAGTTCGACCCGATGGTCAACGAGATCGCCGACGGTGCCGACACGGTCGCGTGGCTGCGCGAACAGGACTGGTTCACCGGCACGTTCGCCACGATCGGGCTGTCCTATCTCGGGTTCACCCAGTGGACGCTGCTCACCGACCCCCCGCCGGAGATGAAGGCCGCCGTCATCACCGTCGGACCGCACGATCTGAGCGGTCCCCGCTGGGGCACCGGCACTTTCGGGCTCGGCGACTTCCTCGGCTGGAGTCACCTGGTCGCGAACCAGGAAGACCCCAACCGGCTGCGGGCCGTGCTCCGCCAGCTGCGGTCGCGACGGCTCCTCGCCCGCGCCGTGGACAAGCTGCCGGCCGGGGAGGCGGGCCGCGCCTTGCTGGGCGACGGCGCCCCGTGGTGGGAGTCCTGGCTGGAGCACCCGGAGGCCGACGATCCCTTCTGGACCTCGCTCAACAACCGCCGCGCCCTGGACACCACCGAGATTCCGGTGCTGCTCATCGGCGGCTGGCAGGACCTGTTCCTCGAGCAGACGATCGACCAGTATCAGCGGTTGCACGAACGCGGTGTCGACGTCGGGCTGACCGTCGGGCCGTGGACCCACACCCATCTGATGACCAAGGCGGCACCCACCGCGATCCGCGAATCGCTGGACTGGCTCGGCGCCCACCTCGGCGGCGCAAGCAGCAGCCGACGCCAACCGGTGCGGATCTTCGTCAACGGCCGCGGCTGGGCCGAGCTGCCGGAGTGGCCGCCCGCGATGCCCGAGGTGGTGCGTTATCTGCAGCCCGGCGGCCGGCTCGGCGATGCCGTCCCGCCGGAGACCGCGGCGCCGGCGTCCTTCACCTACAACCCGGCCCATCCGACGCCGACGATCGGCGGCCGCCTGCTGTCCCCGGAGGCCGGGTACCGCAAGGACACCAAGCTGGCGCAGCGACCGGATGTGCTGAGCTTCACCGGCGACCGGCTGCCGACCGACCTGTACGTGGTCGGCTCCCCCGTCGTCGAGCTGTCCCATTCCTGCGACAACCCGCACAACGACCTGTTCGTTCGGATCAGCGAGGTCGACGCGAAGGGCCGTTCCCGCAACGTCAGCGACGGATACATCGGCGCGGCACCGGATTCCGGCACCGTGCGGATCGAACTCGACGCCGTCGCACACCGGTTCCGCGCCGGGTCACGCATCCGGGTACTGGTGGCCGGAGGGTCACATCCGCGCTTCGCCCGCAATCTCGGGACGGGCGAACCGCTGGGCACCGGCCGTCGGCTGGTCTCGGCCACCCACAGCGTGCACCTGGGTGACGGCGCGTCGCGGGTGGTGCTGCCCGCTGGACCACAACCGCCGTCGAGCAAATAA
- a CDS encoding aldo/keto reductase, with translation MTDHAPTTGRIGDHTVARVGYGAMQLEDRVPFDDAVAVLRRAVDRGVNHIDTASFYADGEVNRRIRKALAPYPDDLVIVSKVGAATDTGPIPLRPAQRPAELRAAVEEDLEQLGLERIPVVNLRRLDLGPGLSAHGDQIVDLDDQLAEMIALRDEGKIGAIGVSAVPEGVVRRALPAGIVCVQNAYSLLDRSQEATLELCAAEGVAWVPYFPLGSALPLLPSVTDNPEVVSVAGEIGATPAQVGLAWLLAHSPNTLLIPGTRSPAHLDENIAVGAMTLPPEAIARLDAVPSVPLPSGVEAFLDAED, from the coding sequence ATGACCGACCATGCGCCGACGACCGGCCGAATCGGCGACCACACCGTCGCCCGTGTCGGGTACGGGGCGATGCAACTGGAGGACCGCGTGCCGTTCGACGACGCCGTCGCGGTGTTGCGCCGCGCCGTCGACCGCGGCGTGAACCACATCGACACCGCGTCGTTCTACGCCGACGGCGAGGTCAACCGACGGATACGAAAGGCGTTGGCGCCCTATCCCGACGATCTGGTCATCGTCAGCAAGGTCGGCGCCGCCACCGACACCGGACCGATCCCGTTGCGTCCGGCTCAACGACCCGCCGAACTTCGGGCCGCCGTCGAGGAAGACCTCGAACAGCTTGGGCTGGAACGCATTCCGGTGGTTAACCTGCGGCGCCTCGACCTCGGACCGGGACTGAGCGCACACGGCGATCAGATCGTCGACCTCGACGACCAACTCGCCGAGATGATCGCGCTGCGTGACGAGGGCAAGATCGGCGCAATCGGCGTCAGCGCCGTTCCCGAGGGGGTCGTCCGGCGCGCCCTTCCCGCCGGAATCGTCTGCGTGCAGAACGCCTACAGTCTGCTTGATCGCTCGCAGGAGGCGACGCTCGAGCTCTGTGCGGCCGAAGGCGTTGCCTGGGTGCCGTACTTCCCGCTCGGCTCTGCCCTACCGCTGCTCCCCAGCGTCACCGACAATCCCGAGGTGGTGTCCGTCGCCGGCGAGATCGGCGCGACGCCGGCACAGGTCGGTCTGGCTTGGTTACTGGCGCATTCGCCCAACACCCTGCTGATTCCCGGGACCCGATCGCCGGCACACCTGGACGAGAACATCGCGGTCGGCGCGATGACGTTGCCACCGGAGGCGATTGCGCGTCTCGACGCGGTGCCCTCCGTGCCGCTGCCCTCCGGTGTCGAGGCATTCCTGGACGCAGAAGACTGA
- a CDS encoding class I SAM-dependent methyltransferase has translation MNEAHEYCGSDEWRQLIREVILPWAMGEATLGDDVLEVGPGYGATTDVLSTTAAQLTSVEIDDELAAMLRERFAATPSVQIVHGDATRLSFPDGRFTGAACFTMLHHVPTVELQDRLFTEVARVLRPGPR, from the coding sequence GTGAACGAGGCGCATGAGTACTGCGGCAGCGACGAGTGGCGGCAGCTGATCCGCGAGGTGATCCTGCCGTGGGCGATGGGCGAAGCGACCCTCGGCGACGACGTGCTCGAGGTGGGGCCGGGTTACGGCGCCACCACCGACGTGCTCAGCACCACGGCCGCACAGCTGACGTCGGTGGAGATCGACGACGAGCTGGCGGCCATGCTGCGCGAGCGGTTCGCGGCCACGCCGTCGGTGCAGATCGTGCACGGGGATGCGACCCGGCTCAGCTTCCCCGACGGAAGGTTCACCGGCGCAGCATGTTTCACGATGCTGCACCACGTCCCGACCGTCGAGCTGCAAGACCGGCTCTTCACCGAGGTCGCCCGTGTGCTGCGGCCGGGGCCGCGCTGA
- a CDS encoding zinc-binding alcohol dehydrogenase family protein: MTTMTAVATYRALPIDDPEALQDVSVPVPDLGPHDVLVRVEAVSVNPVDVKRRSTLADSQTPVILGFDAAGVVEAVGDAVSTLAVGDEVWYAGDISRQGTNAQFHAVDERIAARKPASLSYAEAAALPLTTITAWEALFERFGLTAESTGDLLVLGAAGGVGSVMIQLAKARTKVRVIATASRDDSRQWALQMGADAVIDHHDLRAGAADVAPDGIDYVFSPHSAGNVETYAAIMRPFGHITAIDEPPGLDLLPLKEKSIAWHWELMFTRPLFGYDLAAQQRLLADAAAMVDDGVLRTTVTTTIDDFSAAGLREAHRQVESGRMIGKVVICR; this comes from the coding sequence ATGACCACCATGACCGCTGTCGCGACGTACCGCGCGCTTCCGATCGACGACCCCGAGGCACTGCAGGATGTGTCCGTTCCGGTCCCCGACCTCGGACCGCATGACGTGCTGGTCCGCGTCGAGGCGGTTTCGGTCAATCCTGTCGACGTCAAACGCCGGTCCACACTGGCCGATTCGCAGACTCCGGTGATCCTCGGCTTCGATGCGGCGGGCGTGGTCGAAGCCGTCGGCGACGCGGTCAGCACGCTCGCGGTCGGCGACGAGGTCTGGTACGCCGGCGACATCAGCAGGCAGGGCACCAACGCGCAGTTCCACGCCGTCGACGAGCGGATCGCAGCGCGGAAGCCGGCCTCGCTTTCCTACGCCGAGGCGGCGGCGCTGCCCTTGACGACGATCACCGCGTGGGAGGCGTTGTTCGAACGGTTCGGCCTGACCGCGGAGTCCACCGGCGACCTGCTGGTGCTCGGCGCGGCGGGCGGTGTCGGTTCGGTGATGATCCAGTTGGCCAAGGCGCGGACGAAGGTTCGGGTGATCGCCACCGCCAGCCGCGACGACTCCCGACAGTGGGCCCTGCAGATGGGCGCCGACGCGGTCATCGACCATCACGATCTGCGTGCCGGCGCCGCCGACGTCGCGCCGGACGGAATCGACTACGTGTTCTCGCCGCACTCCGCGGGCAATGTGGAGACCTATGCCGCGATCATGCGCCCGTTCGGGCACATCACCGCGATCGACGAGCCGCCGGGCCTGGACCTGTTGCCGCTCAAGGAGAAGAGCATCGCGTGGCACTGGGAGCTGATGTTCACCCGGCCGCTGTTCGGCTACGACCTGGCCGCACAGCAGCGGCTGCTCGCCGATGCTGCGGCCATGGTCGACGACGGGGTTCTGCGGACGACGGTGACCACGACGATCGACGACTTCTCCGCGGCCGGTCTACGCGAGGCGCACCGGCAGGTCGAGTCCGGCCGGATGATCGGCAAGGTCGTAATTTGTCGGTGA
- a CDS encoding DUF3558 domain-containing protein: MVAKLRLVSVLCALVTAVIVVWQTTPTGVPHVDSDDIPMTNVTTSIKWPVIETTDPSPFNPCKQIPLDAVQAIGLAFTPPIPEDQLRCKYDAGNYQMAVEAIVWRTFEQTLPADAVQLDIDGHRAAQWWIMKPTDWNNRWWITCMIAYDTSYGVLQQSLFYSPIYSEPDPDCMQTNLQRAHELIPHYVF; this comes from the coding sequence ATGGTCGCCAAGCTGCGCTTGGTCTCGGTGCTGTGCGCGCTGGTCACCGCGGTGATCGTGGTGTGGCAGACGACGCCAACCGGCGTGCCGCACGTCGACTCGGACGACATTCCGATGACGAACGTGACCACGTCGATCAAATGGCCCGTCATCGAGACGACCGACCCGTCGCCGTTCAATCCGTGCAAGCAGATCCCGCTGGACGCGGTGCAGGCGATCGGGCTGGCCTTCACGCCGCCCATCCCCGAGGATCAGCTGCGCTGCAAGTACGACGCGGGCAACTATCAGATGGCCGTCGAGGCGATCGTGTGGCGCACGTTCGAACAGACACTGCCGGCCGATGCCGTCCAACTCGACATCGACGGCCACCGCGCCGCGCAGTGGTGGATCATGAAGCCCACCGACTGGAACAACCGGTGGTGGATCACCTGCATGATCGCGTACGACACCAGTTACGGGGTGCTGCAGCAGTCGCTGTTCTACTCGCCGATCTACTCCGAGCCGGATCCGGACTGCATGCAGACCAACCTGCAGCGCGCGCACGAGCTGATCCCGCACTACGTGTTCTGA
- a CDS encoding DUF1802 family protein has protein sequence MTATLTSPALKEWSAAIHALLDGRQTVLLRKGGIHEKRFSVTASRFLLFPTVAHSHAERVRAEHRDLLDEAARDSTEEAVVIRGGAAVVAAIEVNRPDNLEDIAPLHIWTDQSIRADRLDFRPKHRLTALVVQASPLLAPMELIRTPDYAGCTSWVQVPVAPQWGPPVHDDASLEEVAARVRRAVG, from the coding sequence ATGACCGCGACGCTGACCTCACCGGCGCTCAAGGAGTGGAGCGCCGCGATCCACGCGCTGCTCGACGGGCGGCAGACCGTGCTGTTGCGCAAGGGCGGTATCCACGAGAAGCGGTTCTCGGTGACGGCGTCGCGATTCCTGTTGTTCCCCACGGTCGCTCACAGCCACGCCGAACGTGTCCGCGCCGAGCACCGCGACCTGCTCGACGAGGCCGCCCGCGACAGCACCGAGGAGGCGGTGGTGATCCGTGGCGGCGCCGCCGTCGTCGCCGCGATCGAAGTCAACCGGCCCGACAATCTGGAAGACATTGCGCCCCTCCATATCTGGACCGATCAGTCGATCCGCGCCGATCGGCTGGATTTTCGTCCCAAGCACCGGCTCACCGCACTGGTCGTGCAGGCCAGCCCCCTGCTCGCCCCGATGGAGTTGATCCGCACACCGGATTACGCCGGCTGCACCAGTTGGGTGCAGGTGCCCGTCGCGCCGCAGTGGGGGCCGCCGGTGCACGACGACGCTTCACTCGAGGAGGTCGCCGCGCGGGTGCGTCGCGCCGTCGGATGA
- the truB gene encoding tRNA pseudouridine(55) synthase TruB, with translation MTEPGLVVVDKPAGMTSHDVVGRCRRIFGTRKVGHAGTLDPMATGVLVVGIERATKILGLLTATDKTYTATMRLGQTTSTDDADGEVLQAVSADEVTDAQIESAVGALRGEIEQIPSAVSAIKVGGQRAYKLAREGQTVELAARRVRIDRFDVLAIRRHDDLVDVDVVVDCSSGTYIRALARDVGAALGVGGHLTALRRTRVGRFGLDEARTLEGLTDTPELSYTLDEACLMSFPRRDLTPAEAEDTRHGRPLAPAGIDGTYAATASGGHVIALLTDGSSRTKNVVVLRPATL, from the coding sequence GTGACCGAGCCCGGCCTCGTCGTCGTCGACAAGCCCGCGGGTATGACAAGTCACGATGTGGTGGGCCGCTGCCGGCGCATCTTCGGCACCCGCAAGGTCGGCCACGCCGGGACGCTGGACCCGATGGCGACCGGTGTGCTGGTCGTGGGGATCGAGCGGGCCACCAAGATCCTGGGACTGCTGACGGCGACCGACAAGACGTACACCGCCACCATGCGGCTGGGGCAGACGACATCCACCGACGACGCCGACGGCGAAGTGCTGCAAGCAGTTTCGGCGGACGAAGTCACCGACGCGCAGATCGAGAGCGCGGTCGGTGCGCTGCGCGGCGAGATCGAGCAGATCCCGTCGGCGGTCAGCGCGATCAAGGTCGGCGGGCAGCGCGCCTACAAGCTCGCCCGCGAAGGCCAAACCGTCGAACTGGCGGCGCGCCGTGTCCGCATCGACCGCTTCGACGTGCTCGCCATCCGCAGGCACGACGACCTCGTCGACGTGGACGTCGTGGTCGACTGCTCCAGCGGCACCTACATCCGGGCGCTGGCCCGCGACGTTGGCGCCGCCCTCGGCGTCGGCGGGCACCTGACCGCGTTGCGCCGCACCCGGGTTGGGCGCTTCGGGCTCGACGAGGCCCGGACGCTGGAGGGCCTCACCGACACGCCCGAGTTGAGTTACACCCTCGACGAGGCCTGCCTGATGTCGTTCCCGCGCCGCGACCTCACGCCCGCCGAGGCGGAGGACACCCGCCACGGGCGCCCGCTCGCCCCGGCGGGCATCGACGGCACCTACGCCGCGACGGCGTCGGGCGGACACGTCATCGCGCTGCTGACGGACGGTTCGTCGCGCACCAAGAACGTCGTCGTGCTGCGTCCGGCGACGCTGTGA
- a CDS encoding metallophosphoesterase family protein codes for MTRDGRRPTLWAISDLHTGHTGNKPVTESLYPASPDDWLIVAGDVAERTDEIHWALDLLRKRFAKVIWIPGNHELWTTNRDPMQIFGKARYDYLVNMCDDMGIVTPEHPFPVWTEEGGPATIVPMFLLYDYSFLPAGAATKAEGLAIARERNVVGTDEFLLSAEPYATRDAWCRERVAYTKKRLEELDWMTPTVQVNHFPMVREPCEAMFYPEFSLWCGTTATADWHTRYNAVCSVYGHLHIPRTTWYDGVRFEEVSVGYPREWRRRKPYRWMRQILPDPQYPPGYLNEFGGHFQITQEMRENAEKMQQRIRERRG; via the coding sequence GTGACACGCGACGGCCGACGACCCACCCTCTGGGCGATCAGCGACCTACACACGGGTCACACCGGTAACAAGCCGGTGACCGAATCGCTGTATCCGGCCTCACCCGACGACTGGCTGATCGTGGCCGGCGACGTCGCCGAACGCACCGACGAGATCCACTGGGCGCTGGATCTGCTGCGCAAGCGGTTCGCCAAGGTGATCTGGATCCCGGGCAACCACGAACTGTGGACCACCAACCGCGATCCCATGCAGATCTTCGGTAAGGCCCGCTACGACTACCTGGTCAACATGTGCGACGATATGGGCATCGTCACGCCCGAGCACCCGTTCCCAGTGTGGACCGAGGAGGGCGGCCCGGCGACCATCGTGCCGATGTTTCTGCTCTACGACTACTCGTTCCTGCCGGCCGGGGCGGCCACCAAGGCCGAGGGGCTCGCCATCGCGCGGGAGCGCAACGTCGTCGGCACCGACGAGTTCCTGCTGTCGGCGGAGCCGTACGCGACCCGCGACGCCTGGTGTCGCGAGCGCGTCGCGTACACGAAGAAACGTCTCGAAGAGTTGGACTGGATGACGCCGACCGTCCAGGTCAACCACTTCCCGATGGTGCGTGAACCGTGCGAGGCGATGTTCTATCCGGAGTTCTCGCTGTGGTGCGGCACCACCGCGACCGCCGACTGGCACACCCGCTACAACGCCGTCTGCTCGGTCTACGGGCATCTGCACATCCCGCGTACCACCTGGTACGACGGCGTGCGCTTCGAGGAGGTGTCGGTCGGCTATCCGCGAGAGTGGCGGCGCCGCAAGCCGTATCGGTGGATGCGCCAGATCCTGCCCGACCCGCAGTACCCGCCCGGCTACCTCAACGAGTTCGGCGGTCACTTCCAGATCACCCAGGAGATGCGGGAGAACGCCGAGAAGATGCAGCAGCGGATCCGGGAGAGGCGGGGATGA
- the pptT gene encoding 4'-phosphopantetheinyl transferase PptT, protein MTIAASLLSGVLPATNSALAAAEIYRDPPELIPLPEEEPLIARSVAKRRNEFITVRYCARQALGELGLPPVPILKGEKGEPCWPDGIVGSLTHCEGYRGAVVGRTEQVRSVGIDAEPHGVLPNGVLDAISLPDERTELRRLPDGLHWDRILFCAKEATYKAWFPLTRRWLGFEDAHIVFSVDDSGTSGGFVSRILIDPAALHGPPLQTLAGRWSVRDGIALTAIVL, encoded by the coding sequence ATGACGATCGCCGCCTCGCTGCTGTCGGGCGTGCTGCCCGCGACCAATTCTGCACTCGCGGCCGCCGAGATCTACCGGGATCCGCCGGAGCTGATTCCGCTGCCGGAGGAGGAGCCGCTGATTGCGCGGTCGGTGGCCAAGCGGCGCAACGAGTTCATCACCGTTCGCTACTGTGCGCGGCAGGCGCTCGGGGAGCTCGGTCTGCCCCCGGTGCCGATCCTCAAGGGGGAGAAGGGCGAACCGTGCTGGCCCGACGGAATCGTCGGAAGCCTCACCCACTGTGAGGGGTACCGCGGCGCGGTGGTCGGCCGGACGGAGCAGGTGCGGTCGGTCGGCATCGACGCCGAACCGCACGGCGTGCTGCCCAACGGGGTGCTCGACGCGATCAGCCTGCCCGACGAGCGCACCGAACTGCGCCGGCTGCCCGATGGTCTGCATTGGGACCGGATCTTGTTCTGCGCCAAGGAGGCAACGTACAAGGCGTGGTTTCCGCTGACCCGGCGGTGGCTGGGCTTCGAGGACGCCCACATCGTCTTCAGTGTCGACGACAGCGGCACGTCGGGCGGTTTCGTGTCCCGAATCCTCATCGACCCGGCGGCGCTGCACGGTCCGCCGCTGCAGACGCTGGCCGGCCGGTGGTCGGTGCGCGACGGCATCGCGCTGACGGCGATCGTGCTGTGA
- a CDS encoding DUF2277 domain-containing protein: MCRNITELRGLEPAATDEEIEAAARQYIRKVSGITRPTAANADAFEAAVAEVTASTQRLLATLPPRRQPPKTVPPLRRAEVRARIEAAKVR, translated from the coding sequence ATGTGCCGAAACATCACGGAGCTGCGCGGCCTCGAGCCCGCGGCCACCGACGAGGAGATCGAGGCGGCCGCGCGGCAGTACATCCGCAAGGTCAGCGGTATCACCCGCCCGACGGCCGCCAACGCCGATGCCTTCGAAGCCGCGGTCGCCGAGGTCACCGCGAGCACGCAACGGCTGCTGGCAACGCTGCCGCCGCGCCGCCAACCCCCCAAGACGGTGCCGCCGCTGCGCAGGGCCGAGGTTCGGGCCCGTATCGAGGCGGCCAAGGTGAGATGA
- a CDS encoding TetR/AcrR family transcriptional regulator produces the protein MVERADARRNRERLLAAATAAFAAGNGAVALEAIARDAGVGIGTLYRHFPTREALVEAVYRTELAEVSALAPALLERHPPAVALRRWMDRYAEFVAAKKGMEDSLRAIVTAGAVEPNETRESIVGAVGTLLEAGIADGTLRDDVLADDIVMSMLGVLLTSGSREQSGRMLDLLMDGLTVRG, from the coding sequence ATGGTCGAGCGGGCTGATGCCAGGCGTAACCGTGAACGTCTTCTGGCTGCCGCGACCGCCGCGTTCGCTGCGGGAAACGGCGCCGTTGCGCTGGAGGCGATCGCGCGAGACGCCGGAGTCGGCATCGGCACGCTGTATCGGCATTTCCCGACCCGCGAAGCCCTCGTCGAGGCGGTCTACCGCACGGAACTCGCCGAGGTGTCGGCGCTGGCGCCGGCGCTGCTGGAACGCCATCCGCCCGCCGTGGCGTTGCGGCGCTGGATGGACCGCTACGCCGAGTTCGTCGCCGCCAAGAAGGGGATGGAGGACTCGTTGCGCGCGATCGTCACCGCCGGCGCGGTCGAGCCGAACGAAACCCGCGAAAGCATTGTGGGAGCGGTGGGCACGCTGCTCGAGGCGGGAATCGCCGACGGCACTCTGCGCGACGACGTACTCGCCGACGACATCGTCATGAGCATGCTGGGGGTCCTGCTGACCAGTGGTTCCCGCGAGCAGTCGGGCCGCATGCTCGATCTACTGATGGACGGCCTGACAGTGCGCGGCTAA
- a CDS encoding enoyl-CoA hydratase, with translation MTDDILLIDTQDRVRTLTLNRPQARNALSAELRKRFYGALGQAQNDDAVDVVIVTGADPVFCAGLDLKELGDTTELPDISPKWPPMTKPVIGAINGAAVTGGLEIALYCDILIASEHARFADTHARVGLLPTWGLSVRLPQKVGIGMARRMSLTGDYLSAEDALRAGLVTEVVAHEQLLPAARQVAASIVGNNQAAVQALLASYHRIDEAQTNEGLWIEAASAREWMRSTSGDDIAASREAMLQRGRSQVR, from the coding sequence GTGACTGACGACATCCTGCTCATCGACACCCAGGACCGGGTACGCACGCTGACCCTGAACCGGCCGCAGGCACGCAACGCCTTGTCGGCCGAGCTGCGGAAGCGGTTCTACGGTGCGCTCGGCCAGGCGCAGAACGACGATGCCGTCGACGTGGTGATCGTGACCGGCGCCGACCCGGTGTTCTGCGCGGGACTCGACCTCAAGGAACTCGGCGACACCACGGAGCTGCCGGACATCTCGCCCAAATGGCCGCCGATGACCAAGCCGGTGATCGGGGCGATCAACGGCGCAGCGGTCACCGGTGGGCTCGAGATCGCGCTGTACTGCGACATTCTGATCGCCTCCGAGCACGCCCGGTTCGCCGATACGCACGCCCGCGTCGGGCTCCTGCCGACCTGGGGGCTGTCGGTGCGGTTGCCGCAGAAGGTCGGGATCGGCATGGCCCGCCGGATGAGCCTGACCGGCGACTACCTGTCGGCCGAGGACGCGCTGCGGGCCGGGCTGGTCACCGAGGTCGTCGCCCACGAGCAGCTGTTGCCCGCGGCCCGCCAGGTCGCGGCGTCGATCGTGGGTAACAACCAGGCCGCCGTGCAGGCACTGTTGGCGTCGTATCACCGCATCGACGAGGCGCAGACCAACGAGGGGCTGTGGATCGAGGCGGCGTCGGCGCGCGAGTGGATGCGCAGCACCAGCGGTGACGACATCGCGGCCAGCCGCGAAGCCATGCTGCAGCGGGGCCGTTCGCAGGTCCGCTGA